A single window of Sphingobacterium sp. ML3W DNA harbors:
- a CDS encoding NAD(P)/FAD-dependent oxidoreductase: protein MKQYDAIIVGGGACGLMCAAQAGLLGKRTLVIERNEKVGAKILISGGGRCNYTNLGTNIDNFVSENPQFLKSAFSQWTVEDTLTFFESHGIYGEEKTLGQLFPSTNKAKDVVAIFTKILFETDQDIMLNTVVKAIDKSDDGFVLTIEGVKGEQQLRTKKVVMASGGLPVAKLGASDFAIRTAKKFDLSIIPTAPALVPLTITGKEAEWYASLAGNSVFSRVYNQKISFEENILFTHWGLSGPAILQISSYWRAGEELYIDLLPQFKLEKIIKEERNEGGKRLVSNMLNDYFTKRMVEALGKFLPLETKIASLSKADAKLIIDTIHKFRVKPAGDKGYDKAEVMRGGVSTAELSAKTLESKQVPGLFFGGEAVDVTGWLGGYNFQWAWASGYAIAQAL from the coding sequence ATGAAGCAGTATGATGCCATTATAGTGGGAGGGGGAGCGTGTGGGCTTATGTGTGCTGCTCAAGCTGGATTGTTAGGTAAACGTACCCTAGTAATTGAGCGAAATGAAAAAGTAGGTGCTAAAATTTTAATTTCAGGTGGAGGCAGATGTAATTACACCAATTTGGGCACCAACATTGATAATTTTGTTTCTGAAAATCCACAGTTTTTAAAGTCCGCTTTTAGCCAATGGACAGTCGAGGATACCTTGACTTTTTTTGAATCTCATGGTATCTATGGAGAGGAGAAAACCCTGGGACAATTATTTCCTTCAACTAATAAAGCAAAAGATGTGGTCGCAATATTCACTAAAATTTTGTTTGAAACCGATCAGGATATAATGTTAAATACTGTTGTTAAAGCAATAGATAAGTCAGATGACGGATTTGTTTTGACAATTGAAGGTGTGAAAGGTGAACAACAGTTAAGGACAAAAAAAGTGGTTATGGCAAGTGGTGGTTTACCTGTAGCTAAATTGGGAGCTTCGGACTTTGCCATTCGTACGGCAAAGAAATTTGATCTGTCAATCATACCAACAGCACCAGCTCTAGTCCCTTTAACGATTACTGGGAAAGAAGCGGAGTGGTATGCTTCTCTAGCAGGAAATTCGGTCTTTTCAAGAGTTTACAATCAAAAAATTAGTTTCGAAGAGAATATACTTTTTACCCATTGGGGATTAAGTGGTCCTGCTATTTTACAGATTTCGTCTTATTGGCGAGCTGGTGAAGAGCTTTACATCGACCTATTGCCCCAGTTTAAATTGGAGAAAATAATAAAAGAAGAACGTAATGAAGGTGGCAAGCGATTGGTGTCTAATATGCTGAATGATTACTTTACGAAGCGAATGGTAGAGGCATTAGGTAAGTTTTTACCCTTAGAAACTAAAATTGCGTCTTTAAGTAAGGCAGATGCAAAATTAATCATTGATACCATTCATAAGTTTAGAGTGAAACCTGCTGGTGATAAGGGTTACGATAAAGCAGAAGTGATGCGTGGGGGTGTGTCAACAGCTGAACTAAGTGCTAAGACTTTGGAGAGCAAGCAGGTCCCAGGTTTGTTTTTTGGAGGTGAAGCGGTGGATGTCACAGGCTGGTTAGGGGGCTATAATTTTCAATGGGCTTGGGCATCGGGTTATGCGATCGCACAGGCACTTTAA
- a CDS encoding sigma-54-dependent transcriptional regulator → MSTILIIDDERAIRNSLRDILEYEDYHILDVDNGIDALEIIKKEKIDLVLCDIKMNKMDGMEVLATAQKTNPDLPFIMISGHGTIETAVEAAKKGAFDFLEKPLDLNRLLITVRNGLEKVSLVTETKVLKKKVTSYKTKEILGKSDAITRIKETIDRVAPTDARVLITGANGAGKELVARWLHEKSNRAEGPLVEVNCAAIPSELIESELFGHEKGSFTSAIKQRLGKFELATNGTLFLDEIGDMSLSAQAKVLRALQEHKITRVGGDKEIEVNVRVVAATNKNLLKEIDAGNFRMDLYHRLSVILIHVPSLTERVDDIPLLSKNFCEEICNEYGVPIKEITAAALKELCNLPWTGNIRELRNMIERLIILSDKSITDRDVIAFANPSNTVNAISAHADIENGSNNGKQNGGQVDLDHFASFQDFKDFAEKEFIKYKLEKNTWNVSKTADDLDIQRSHLYSKIEKFGLKRD, encoded by the coding sequence ATGAGTACAATATTAATTATTGATGACGAACGGGCAATCAGAAATTCACTAAGAGATATCTTAGAATATGAAGATTATCATATATTGGATGTAGATAATGGTATTGATGCCTTAGAAATCATTAAAAAGGAGAAAATTGATCTTGTTCTTTGCGATATAAAAATGAATAAGATGGATGGTATGGAGGTTTTGGCAACAGCTCAAAAAACAAATCCCGATCTTCCTTTTATTATGATTTCAGGTCATGGTACAATAGAAACTGCTGTCGAGGCTGCAAAAAAAGGTGCTTTTGACTTTTTAGAGAAACCACTTGATTTAAACCGTTTATTGATTACAGTAAGAAATGGTTTAGAAAAAGTCTCTTTAGTAACGGAAACCAAAGTTTTAAAGAAAAAGGTAACAAGTTATAAGACCAAGGAAATCCTAGGTAAATCTGACGCTATTACGCGAATCAAAGAAACAATCGACCGTGTTGCGCCAACTGATGCACGTGTGCTGATCACTGGGGCTAATGGAGCGGGTAAAGAATTGGTTGCAAGATGGCTACATGAGAAATCTAATCGTGCAGAAGGTCCTCTTGTGGAGGTTAACTGTGCTGCAATTCCTTCTGAACTTATAGAATCTGAGTTGTTTGGCCATGAAAAAGGGTCTTTTACTTCTGCTATAAAGCAACGTCTTGGTAAATTTGAATTAGCGACCAATGGTACCCTATTTTTGGATGAAATAGGCGATATGAGCCTTTCAGCTCAGGCGAAGGTGCTCCGGGCTTTGCAAGAACATAAGATTACAAGGGTAGGTGGTGATAAGGAAATCGAGGTCAATGTAAGAGTTGTTGCAGCTACAAATAAAAACTTACTTAAGGAAATTGATGCAGGAAATTTTAGAATGGATTTGTATCACCGTCTTTCTGTTATTCTTATTCACGTACCTTCTTTGACTGAACGAGTAGATGATATTCCTTTATTGTCGAAGAATTTTTGCGAAGAAATCTGTAATGAGTATGGCGTTCCGATTAAGGAAATTACTGCTGCCGCATTAAAGGAATTATGTAACTTGCCATGGACAGGTAATATTCGTGAATTACGTAACATGATCGAACGTTTGATTATTTTAAGTGATAAATCAATTACAGATAGAGATGTTATTGCATTCGCAAATCCTTCGAATACAGTTAATGCTATTTCTGCTCATGCGGATATCGAGAATGGATCTAACAATGGAAAGCAAAATGGAGGACAGGTCGATTTGGACCATTTCGCATCTTTTCAGGATTTTAAAGATTTCGCAGAAAAAGAATTTATCAAATATAAATTAGAAAAAAATACCTGGAATGTTTCCAAGACTGCTGATGACTTAGATATACAACGGAGTCATTTGTATAGCAAAATTGAAAAATTCGGTTTAAAAAGAGATTAA
- a CDS encoding HAD family hydrolase yields MNKYAVIFDMDGVICHTNPYHAKAFEAFFKKYNIESNEREFEEHMYGKHNSYIMQHFFKRPISPKELIDLESEKEALFRTIYKDEISPINGYLEFLEELKSNDFKTGVATSAPRQNMNLILDALDIRSKMGSLLCSEDVTLHKPHPEVYLKSADNLQVDPKNCIVFEDSFSGITAGINAGMTVVAVLSTHTKQQLPPCPAYINDYTEISVSKILELKKGLDY; encoded by the coding sequence ATGAATAAGTATGCCGTCATTTTTGATATGGATGGAGTAATATGTCACACCAATCCCTATCACGCAAAAGCTTTTGAAGCTTTTTTCAAAAAATACAATATTGAAAGTAATGAAAGAGAGTTTGAAGAGCACATGTATGGAAAGCATAATAGCTACATCATGCAACATTTTTTCAAAAGACCTATATCACCTAAAGAGCTAATTGATTTAGAATCAGAAAAAGAAGCATTATTCAGAACTATTTATAAAGATGAAATTTCTCCAATAAATGGTTATTTAGAATTTTTGGAAGAGTTAAAAAGTAATGATTTTAAGACCGGAGTAGCGACTTCAGCACCAAGACAAAATATGAATCTAATTTTGGATGCTCTTGATATTAGGTCTAAAATGGGTTCTCTTTTATGTAGTGAGGATGTCACTTTACATAAACCTCACCCCGAAGTTTATTTAAAATCAGCTGACAATTTACAGGTAGACCCAAAAAACTGTATCGTTTTTGAAGATTCATTCTCAGGGATTACAGCAGGAATTAATGCAGGAATGACAGTTGTAGCAGTATTATCTACTCATACTAAACAGCAATTACCTCCTTGCCCTGCCTATATCAATGACTATACAGAAATATCAGTGAGTAAAATATTAGAATTAAAAAAAGGGCTTGATTACTAA
- a CDS encoding acyltransferase family protein, translating to MERDKSIDIIRSIGLICIILAHINPPFTIFQIRNFDVPLMIFISGYLFGDKNQTFNSLNDFSSYLWKRFVRLVIPVWLFLSVFYSIQYAFPFLFKINYTDFPDIMISSYMLMDGFGYVWIIRVFLMIAILGPLCSRIIKNQWQLLLYYITYEIIIYYSAQLFESSTQKYIDQFGTYSLGFLIFFMLGTQYKGYTKKTKFILFIASALISIIGLSHSIWCLTEPFDIGALKYPPRSFYISYAITIFCLIFWFKPIIQKMNVPILNFIGSSTIWIYLWHILFLLLINFDLWYINGIMILSLSIVTTFLQQKTVEKVIMRFRISNKHAKHIRIIFCS from the coding sequence GTGGAAAGAGATAAATCAATTGATATTATTCGCAGTATAGGTCTAATCTGCATTATACTGGCACATATCAATCCACCATTTACAATCTTTCAAATCCGTAATTTTGATGTTCCCTTGATGATTTTCATTTCGGGCTATTTATTTGGTGATAAGAATCAAACTTTCAATTCTCTGAATGATTTCAGCTCATACCTGTGGAAACGTTTTGTACGTCTTGTGATTCCTGTTTGGTTATTTCTATCGGTATTTTACAGCATTCAATATGCATTTCCTTTTCTATTCAAGATTAATTACACAGATTTTCCAGACATTATGATATCCAGTTATATGCTGATGGATGGATTTGGCTATGTTTGGATTATACGTGTTTTTTTAATGATTGCTATTCTAGGGCCATTGTGTAGTCGTATCATAAAGAACCAATGGCAATTATTGTTATACTACATTACCTATGAAATCATTATTTATTATTCGGCACAACTCTTTGAATCAAGTACACAAAAATATATTGATCAATTCGGGACATACAGTCTAGGTTTTCTGATTTTTTTCATGTTAGGAACACAATATAAAGGATATACCAAAAAGACAAAATTTATACTGTTTATTGCCTCAGCACTCATTAGTATCATTGGCCTAAGCCATTCTATATGGTGCTTAACTGAGCCGTTTGATATAGGTGCGCTCAAATACCCCCCACGCTCTTTCTATATCTCTTATGCCATTACAATTTTTTGCCTTATCTTTTGGTTCAAACCAATTATTCAAAAAATGAATGTGCCCATATTAAATTTCATTGGGTCCTCAACGATTTGGATTTATTTGTGGCATATCTTATTTCTACTTCTAATAAATTTTGACCTGTGGTATATAAATGGCATAATGATCCTATCTCTTTCTATAGTAACAACATTCCTACAACAAAAAACAGTTGAAAAAGTCATAATGAGGTTTAGAATATCCAATAAGCATGCTAAACATATTCGCATCATCTTTTGTTCATAG
- a CDS encoding sterol desaturase family protein, with product MAKRNFVSNSTDSSRMFKNDFLESLTKVHWSVPLIFYLPVIGYFTWKAIGPGDLSILSYMQYFVFGLAFWTLFEYALHRWIFHYHPTSQWGKRIAFIFHGVHHDYPKDRLRLVMPLSASIPLAALVYYLFTFFFSSDIILAAFFSGFMIGYLIYDECHYAMHHANFKSGIFKRIKQHHMLHHYSDPEHGFGVSSALWDEVMRSGFPKEKEHSDKVQTDK from the coding sequence ATGGCTAAGCGTAATTTTGTTTCGAATTCGACCGACTCTTCGAGAATGTTTAAAAATGATTTTTTAGAGTCATTGACAAAAGTTCATTGGAGCGTTCCTCTTATATTCTATTTACCTGTGATTGGTTATTTTACATGGAAAGCAATAGGTCCCGGTGATCTCAGTATTCTGAGTTATATGCAGTATTTTGTGTTTGGACTTGCCTTCTGGACATTATTTGAATATGCTTTGCACCGTTGGATTTTTCATTATCATCCGACGAGTCAATGGGGTAAGAGAATTGCATTTATTTTCCATGGTGTTCACCATGATTATCCTAAGGATAGGCTAAGATTGGTTATGCCTTTATCTGCTAGTATTCCACTAGCTGCATTGGTATATTATTTATTTACGTTCTTTTTTAGTTCGGATATTATATTAGCAGCTTTTTTCTCTGGCTTTATGATTGGTTACTTAATATATGATGAATGTCATTATGCGATGCACCATGCGAATTTTAAAAGTGGAATTTTCAAGCGTATTAAACAGCATCATATGTTACATCATTATTCTGATCCAGAACATGGATTTGGTGTTAGCTCTGCCTTGTGGGATGAAGTGATGCGTTCGGGCTTTCCAAAAGAGAAGGAACATAGCGATAAAGTGCAGACAGATAAATAA
- a CDS encoding glycoside hydrolase family 25 protein, with product MVKKKTQGQKTNRLTGFKTKKWHYIVCLGIFVLLILLIFSWHYRAGIRYYIGSWKGKHGIVDKEAKYDIRNVEIMNRHSDKVFGIDISQYQGEIKWIEVNTINDQFPIDFVFMRATMGEVNKDERFDDNWNAAATRANLRGAYHYFRPNENSVKQAKNFIKTVKLEPGDLPPVLDIEEMPKGQSMDSLKVGLKRWLDEVEVHYKVKPILYSGDKYFSDFLQQEFSNYVLWIANYNFWVEDLRDHWNFWQFSEKGTVTGIRGNVDLNIFNGSIGELEALTIPFKN from the coding sequence ATGGTAAAGAAAAAAACGCAAGGTCAAAAAACGAATCGTCTGACAGGTTTTAAAACCAAAAAATGGCATTACATCGTATGTTTAGGCATATTTGTACTGTTGATTCTTTTGATTTTTTCTTGGCATTATCGTGCTGGTATTCGTTATTATATAGGTTCATGGAAGGGGAAACATGGGATTGTTGATAAGGAAGCGAAATACGATATTCGGAATGTGGAGATTATGAATAGACATTCAGATAAAGTTTTTGGTATTGATATTTCGCAATATCAAGGCGAAATAAAGTGGATCGAAGTGAATACAATAAATGATCAATTTCCTATAGATTTTGTATTTATGAGGGCGACGATGGGCGAGGTTAATAAAGATGAACGGTTTGATGATAATTGGAATGCCGCCGCTACGCGAGCAAATCTGAGGGGAGCATACCATTATTTCAGACCCAACGAGAATTCTGTCAAACAGGCTAAGAATTTTATAAAGACTGTTAAGCTTGAGCCAGGCGACTTGCCACCCGTTTTAGATATAGAGGAAATGCCTAAAGGACAATCCATGGATAGTTTAAAAGTCGGTTTAAAACGCTGGTTAGATGAAGTCGAGGTGCATTATAAAGTTAAGCCTATTTTGTATTCTGGAGATAAATATTTCAGTGATTTTTTACAGCAAGAATTTAGTAATTACGTTTTGTGGATTGCGAATTATAATTTTTGGGTAGAGGATTTAAGGGATCATTGGAATTTTTGGCAATTTTCAGAAAAAGGAACAGTGACTGGAATTAGAGGAAATGTAGATTTAAATATCTTTAATGGTTCTATTGGAGAGTTGGAAGCATTAACAATCCCTTTTAAAAATTAG
- a CDS encoding rhodanese-like domain-containing protein, with protein sequence MKNTYIKISTLLVLVTVANLQVSYAKPNSLNIACALPIDSIPLARLDVDEFKDLVASGAIVLDTRSTGEFAAGHVPNSIYVGWNGPFKAWVSKVFPNKDQSLVLISDQAGLAQVTATLLELGYSHVLGYLAEGVEAYKLENKLDSIVEVSAKAYYDLSTSGQIIDVRSEKEFINEHIDNAMNFPLKDLYNFNVDIPHDKNYYVQCLSGYRSMIAISILKAKGVENVINVQGGYQALKKIKEDK encoded by the coding sequence ATGAAAAATACTTATATAAAAATTAGCACATTATTGGTTTTAGTTACAGTAGCTAATCTACAGGTTAGTTACGCTAAACCCAATTCCTTAAATATAGCTTGTGCCTTACCCATAGACAGCATTCCGCTAGCTCGTTTAGATGTAGATGAATTCAAAGATTTGGTCGCATCAGGTGCAATAGTTTTGGATACGCGTTCAACAGGAGAATTTGCAGCAGGTCATGTACCAAATTCTATTTATGTAGGATGGAATGGACCATTTAAAGCTTGGGTATCAAAAGTATTTCCGAATAAGGATCAATCACTTGTTTTGATTTCTGATCAAGCAGGGCTTGCTCAGGTAACTGCTACACTTTTAGAATTGGGCTATAGCCATGTTTTAGGATATCTTGCTGAAGGGGTTGAAGCTTATAAACTTGAAAATAAACTTGATTCGATTGTCGAAGTTTCCGCAAAAGCTTATTATGATTTATCAACCTCAGGTCAAATAATAGACGTTAGATCCGAAAAAGAGTTTATAAATGAGCATATTGACAATGCGATGAATTTTCCCTTAAAAGATTTGTATAACTTTAATGTTGATATACCTCATGATAAAAATTATTATGTTCAATGTCTTTCCGGATATCGCAGTATGATTGCCATATCCATATTAAAAGCAAAGGGTGTTGAAAATGTAATTAATGTCCAAGGAGGGTATCAAGCATTGAAAAAAATAAAGGAGGATAAATAA
- the trxA gene encoding thioredoxin, with the protein MATFDEIIKSNEVVLVDFFATWCGPCQTMAPILQDVKEFYDEGLSIIKIDVDKNPKIASIYKVSGVPTFVLFKNGEQIWRQSGMITKADLHKLIDSHK; encoded by the coding sequence ATGGCTACATTCGATGAGATAATTAAATCTAATGAGGTTGTATTGGTAGACTTTTTCGCAACTTGGTGTGGTCCATGTCAGACGATGGCGCCAATTTTACAAGATGTAAAAGAGTTTTATGATGAAGGTTTGTCAATTATTAAAATTGACGTGGACAAAAACCCTAAGATTGCTTCTATCTATAAGGTTAGTGGAGTTCCGACATTCGTATTGTTCAAAAATGGTGAACAAATATGGAGGCAAAGTGGAATGATTACTAAAGCTGATCTGCATAAACTTATTGATTCACACAAATAA
- a CDS encoding hemolysin family protein — MLTEVLIILALIILNGVLSASEIAIVSSRKARLQAESDKNNPAAKIALALKESPNNFLSTVQIGITLIGILTGFFSGGSVAVYLKEIFSQIPLLAPYSEQLSVIIVVFIITFFSLVLGELVPKRIGMSIPEKYAMIIAYPMNLLSKIVRPFVWLLSIATDFIVKLLNIKITHNAVTEEEIKALVDEGVDSGAIEGIEHDIVDRLLSLGDKKAMNLMTHRSNIAFLDLEDSFEENRHIIMNTEHTMYPVCKGNLDNIIGVVHVKKLLSQYLKEKPIDLNQLVEPIKFVNEHSSAYSILTALRASHIHQAIVIDEYGSPQGIITLRDILSDLVGNLPEDQSKDRPRIRKREDGSYIADGQYQLDDFLEKFEIGLSEEDEDEINNITTLGGLVFLLLDHVPLEGEQVNYKNIEFEVLDMDGNRIDKISFRIKGDV; from the coding sequence ATGCTCACAGAAGTACTTATTATATTAGCTCTTATTATCCTTAACGGAGTATTATCGGCATCCGAAATTGCTATCGTTTCCAGCAGAAAAGCGAGATTACAAGCAGAATCTGACAAAAACAATCCGGCTGCAAAAATAGCCCTGGCCCTCAAAGAATCTCCTAATAACTTTTTATCAACCGTCCAAATCGGGATAACATTAATCGGTATTCTAACGGGTTTCTTTAGCGGGGGAAGTGTTGCCGTTTACCTTAAGGAAATATTTAGTCAAATACCTTTATTAGCACCCTATAGCGAACAACTTTCTGTTATAATCGTGGTGTTCATTATTACTTTCTTTTCATTGGTACTAGGAGAACTCGTGCCGAAAAGAATTGGTATGTCTATTCCCGAAAAATATGCGATGATCATTGCTTACCCAATGAATCTTCTGAGCAAAATTGTTCGTCCATTTGTATGGCTGCTCAGTATTGCAACAGACTTTATCGTCAAATTATTGAATATTAAAATAACACACAATGCAGTAACTGAGGAAGAAATCAAAGCTTTGGTAGATGAAGGAGTGGACAGTGGAGCTATTGAAGGAATCGAACATGACATTGTAGACCGTCTTTTAAGCCTAGGTGATAAAAAGGCTATGAATCTGATGACGCATAGGAGCAATATCGCTTTCTTGGATTTAGAAGATAGCTTCGAGGAAAATCGTCATATTATCATGAATACCGAACATACGATGTATCCTGTTTGCAAAGGGAACTTAGATAACATCATAGGTGTGGTACATGTCAAAAAATTACTATCGCAATACTTGAAAGAAAAACCTATCGATCTGAATCAATTGGTAGAACCGATAAAGTTTGTAAATGAGCATAGTTCTGCTTATAGTATTTTAACCGCTCTTAGGGCTTCGCATATTCATCAAGCAATTGTTATTGATGAATATGGGTCTCCACAAGGGATTATTACGCTTCGAGATATTCTCTCGGACCTTGTTGGTAATCTTCCTGAAGATCAATCGAAGGATAGGCCACGTATTAGAAAGCGTGAGGATGGCTCATATATTGCAGATGGACAATACCAGTTGGATGATTTTTTAGAAAAGTTTGAAATAGGCCTTTCTGAAGAGGATGAAGATGAAATAAATAACATCACCACATTGGGTGGATTGGTCTTTTTACTACTTGACCATGTACCTCTTGAAGGCGAGCAGGTTAATTATAAAAATATAGAATTCGAAGTGCTGGATATGGATGGCAATCGAATTGACAAAATTTCATTCAGAATAAAAGGAGATGTTTAA
- a CDS encoding Gfo/Idh/MocA family protein has product MDRRNFIKSTALTTAGLGILSSTDLFAKGGKVRLAFIGVGLRGRNHVAIALNREDVEIVAICDTQEESLSQCRKQFDKKGTKLPKEYTGGIDAYKKMLSKEKLDAVIIATPWEFHKDQAIDSMKAGLYVGCEVIAGLTVQDHWDVVKASEETGKPYMTLENVAYRRDVLAVLNMHRQGLFGELLHLEGGYQHDLREVLFNDGKSYYGKGVEFGPQTISEAQWRTKYNVEQDGDLYPTHGLGPILPFIDINAGNRFTHLTSYSSKARGLASYVEKQSPGHPNAKLNYKNGDITQTMIQCQNGETILLTHDTHLPRPYSIGFRVQGTEGIWMDVAQGIHIEGKSKPHTWDPAKEWVDKYDHPIWKKYEELATGSGHGGMDWFVFNSFIQATKLGKQTPFDVYDSVTMSAVFPLSTESIKQGNKTVEFPDFTSGKWKTKKNTFMLDDSGL; this is encoded by the coding sequence ATGGACAGAAGAAATTTCATAAAATCTACAGCACTTACAACTGCTGGATTGGGTATCCTTTCCAGTACAGATTTATTTGCAAAAGGTGGTAAGGTAAGATTAGCATTTATAGGTGTGGGTCTTAGGGGGCGTAACCATGTTGCTATCGCATTAAATCGTGAAGATGTAGAAATTGTTGCAATTTGCGACACACAAGAAGAGTCTTTATCACAGTGCCGCAAGCAATTTGATAAAAAAGGAACTAAACTTCCTAAAGAATATACTGGTGGTATCGATGCTTACAAAAAAATGCTAAGCAAAGAAAAACTTGATGCTGTCATCATTGCTACGCCATGGGAATTTCATAAAGATCAAGCAATTGATTCTATGAAAGCTGGATTATATGTTGGTTGCGAAGTAATAGCAGGTTTAACAGTACAGGACCACTGGGATGTTGTAAAAGCGTCTGAAGAAACAGGAAAGCCTTACATGACTTTAGAGAATGTTGCTTACCGTCGTGATGTCCTTGCTGTTCTAAATATGCACCGTCAAGGCTTATTTGGTGAATTACTTCATTTAGAAGGTGGTTACCAACATGATTTACGCGAAGTACTTTTCAATGATGGTAAAAGCTATTACGGAAAAGGTGTTGAGTTTGGTCCGCAAACAATTTCGGAAGCGCAATGGCGTACAAAATATAATGTTGAACAAGACGGTGATTTATACCCTACACATGGTTTAGGTCCTATCCTTCCTTTTATTGACATCAATGCAGGAAATCGTTTTACACATTTAACTTCTTACTCAAGTAAAGCTAGAGGTTTGGCATCTTACGTAGAAAAACAATCTCCAGGCCACCCGAATGCAAAATTGAATTATAAAAATGGAGATATCACCCAAACTATGATTCAATGTCAAAATGGTGAAACGATTTTATTGACACACGATACGCATTTACCAAGACCTTACTCAATCGGTTTCCGTGTACAGGGTACAGAAGGTATCTGGATGGATGTGGCTCAAGGTATCCATATTGAAGGAAAATCAAAACCACATACTTGGGATCCAGCAAAAGAATGGGTAGATAAATACGACCACCCTATCTGGAAAAAGTATGAAGAGTTAGCAACGGGTTCTGGACACGGTGGCATGGATTGGTTTGTATTCAACTCCTTCATCCAAGCGACTAAATTAGGAAAACAAACTCCTTTTGATGTGTATGACTCTGTTACAATGAGTGCCGTATTCCCATTATCTACTGAATCAATCAAACAAGGTAATAAAACTGTTGAATTCCCTGATTTCACATCAGGAAAATGGAAAACAAAGAAAAACACCTTTATGCTAGATGATAGCGGTTTATAA
- a CDS encoding phosphotransferase enzyme family protein yields MSNSNQINGLRAATAFSLGEDIISVDAFGSGHINDTYRVTTKNTIGKSFLLQRINHHIFQNVEGLMLNIKHVTDHLKTKIAHLPVEIQESKVLTIIPTKSNDLYFLDEDGNYWRMFILIDGTKSYDVVETTTQASEGGKAFGDFQLKLADLDATKIVEVLPNFHNIQFRLDNLKRAIAADSQGRVKEVTEILDFIFTREERMKTILTLASKGELPLRITHNDTKFNNVLLDQNDQAQCVIDLDTVMPGYVAYDFGDAIRTIINPVEEDEKDLAKIVLNIPLYAAYAEGYLNEAKEFLTDVEVESLLEGVFLLPYMQAVRFLTDYLEGDHYFKTKYDDHNLVRTKTQLKLVEEMEKQEEELKTAISNVLQD; encoded by the coding sequence ATGTCAAATTCGAATCAAATAAATGGTCTGAGAGCTGCAACTGCGTTTTCTTTAGGTGAAGATATCATTAGTGTAGATGCTTTTGGTTCAGGACATATCAACGATACATATCGTGTAACAACAAAAAATACAATTGGTAAATCCTTTCTGTTACAAAGGATTAATCATCATATTTTTCAAAATGTGGAAGGGCTTATGCTAAATATTAAGCATGTGACCGACCATTTAAAAACAAAAATTGCCCATTTGCCGGTTGAAATTCAAGAATCGAAGGTGCTAACCATTATTCCCACAAAATCCAATGATTTATATTTTTTGGATGAGGATGGAAATTATTGGCGTATGTTTATTCTTATAGATGGTACAAAAAGCTACGATGTTGTTGAAACAACAACGCAAGCCTCTGAAGGGGGAAAAGCATTTGGTGATTTTCAATTAAAGTTGGCAGATTTAGATGCCACTAAAATTGTTGAAGTATTGCCTAATTTTCATAATATCCAGTTTCGATTGGATAATTTGAAACGTGCAATTGCTGCAGACTCACAGGGACGGGTTAAGGAAGTCACAGAAATTTTAGACTTCATATTTACGAGAGAAGAACGGATGAAAACGATCCTTACTCTTGCGTCCAAAGGAGAACTTCCGTTGCGTATTACGCATAACGATACTAAATTTAACAATGTGCTGTTAGATCAAAATGATCAGGCGCAATGTGTAATTGATTTAGATACGGTTATGCCAGGATATGTGGCTTATGATTTTGGTGATGCCATCAGAACGATTATCAATCCGGTAGAGGAGGATGAAAAAGACCTGGCTAAGATTGTATTGAATATACCTTTGTATGCGGCTTATGCTGAAGGTTATTTAAATGAAGCTAAGGAGTTTTTGACCGATGTAGAAGTGGAATCTTTGTTAGAAGGGGTATTTTTGCTGCCTTATATGCAAGCGGTACGTTTTTTAACCGATTACCTAGAGGGAGATCATTATTTTAAAACAAAGTATGATGACCATAACCTTGTTAGAACAAAAACACAACTTAAACTAGTTGAGGAAATGGAAAAACAGGAAGAGGAGCTGAAGACAGCTATCAGCAATGTTCTACAAGATTAA